The Salvelinus sp. IW2-2015 linkage group LG6.2, ASM291031v2, whole genome shotgun sequence genome window below encodes:
- the LOC111965493 gene encoding GTPase IMAP family member 8, protein MRIVLLGKTGLGKSSAGNTIFGGGEEEFKIDSSAKSETHKCEAKTKIINGRKITVVDTPGLFDTVVPEKKLTPELVKCIVECAPGPHAFLVVLRVDRYTDQEEQVITKIEDCFSPEAFKYATVLFTHGYQLKGRVINDFVKTNKKLSEFVEKCGGRCHVIDNEFWNTSQQGQYMNNQYQVAELLSTIEKMVRENGGGFYTNELLQAVEGEIKVEIESLTESNGQMCPEEINKQAKVNVYKKLLIKLIGIATGTIVGALLGVAVAVTLVLLVLSDIPQATPFVAGGLGTVITGSVGGGFVAAGAIGGGMIGAAAAEDAETPGEAVEKAAEAVWEVGKGILDSVRGVSEGYSKLRLCEEKKMQEHSRYKNTQVKALSALGDGQWHDVHVCLNHRDALCRLHHPLESPAVVGGAVATQLIRLLNFTFCHLSRGYLSHEKMALLSESNHRRIVLLGKTGWGKSSAGNTIFGGGDEEFKINSSAKSETHMCEKKTKIINGRKLTLVDTPGLFDTDVPEEKLKPELVKCIVECSPGPHAFLIVLRVDRYTVHEEQVITKIEECFSPEAFKYATVLFTYGYQLKGQTIDDFVKTNEKLSELVEKCGGRCHVIDNEFWNNSQQGQYRNNQYQVTELLNTIEKMVRDNGGGCYTNEMLQEAERLIQAEIESLTESNGQKSPEEVNKHATENVWKRLLIKLAGIATGTIVAALLGVAGAVALVCSVLGKKPTITELAAGGLGAAITVSIAGGIVAGGAIGGGMIGAAAAEDAETPGEAAKKAAAAVCEVGKYILEEGKGILDSVRGVSEGYSKLSLSDEKK, encoded by the exons ATGAGGATTGTGCTGCTGGGGAAAACAGGATTGGGCAAAAGCAGTGCAGGAAACACCATctttgggggaggagaggaagagttcAAGATAGACAGTTCAGCCAAGTCTGAGACGCACAAGTGTGAAGCAAAGACCAAGATCATCAATGGAAGAAAAATCACTGTAGTAGACACACCTGGACTCTTTGACACAGTCGTCCCTGAAAAGAAGCTGACACCTGAACTAGTGAAATGTATTGTTGAGTGTGCTCCGGGGCCACATGCCTTTCTTGTTGTGCTTAGAGTGGACAGGTACACAGACCAGGAGGAGCAAGTCATCACAAAAATTGAGGACTGTTTTTCACCAGAGGCCTTCAAATATGCCACAGTTCTGTTCACTCATGGTTACCAGCTCAAAGGTAGAGTCATTAACGATTTTgtgaaaacaaataagaaattGAGTGAGTTTGTTGAGAAATGTGGTGGCCGCTGTCATGTCATTGATAATGAATTCTGGAACACCAGTCAGCAGGGTCAGTACATGAACAACCAGTACCAAGTAGCAGAGTTACTCAGCACCATAGAGAAGATggtgagagagaatggaggagggtTCTACACCAATGAGTTGCTCCAAGCAGTGGAGGGAGAAataaaagtagagatagaaagtCTTACAGAGTCAAATGGCCAGATGTGCCCGGAAGAGATCAATAAACAGGCCAAGGTAAATGTATACAAGAAACTCCTGATCAAATTGATAGGGATAGCAACAGGTACGATAGTGGGAGCTCTCCTTGGGGTTGCAGTGGCAGTAACATTAGTGCTCTTAGTTCTTAGTGACATACCACAGGCAACTCCATTTGTGGCAGGAGGACTAGGAACAGTAATAACAGGAAGCGTCGGTGGAGGATTTGTTGCTGCAGGAGCAATAGGAGGGGGGATGAtaggagctgctgcagcagaggATGCAGAGACACCAGGAGAGGCAGTAGAGAAAGCAGCTGAGGCAGTATGGGAAGTGGGTAAAGGTATTTTGGACAGTGTAAGAGGTGTGTCGGAGGGGTACAGCAAACTGAGGTTGTGTGAAGAAAAGAAGATGCAGGAGCACTCTAGGTATAAAAATACACAGGTGAAA GCGCTAAGTGCACTAGGGGATGGTCAGTGGCACGATGTTCATGTGTGCCTCAACCACagggatgcgttgtgcagactgcaccaccctctggagagccccgcggttgtgggcggtgcagttgcc ACACAGCTAATCAGATTGTTGAACTTCACATTCTGTCATTTGAGCAGAGGATACTTGTCTCATGAGAAGATGGCTTTATTGTCTG AGTCAAACCATAGGAGGATTGTGCTGCTGGGGAAAACAGGATGGGGCAAAAGCAGTGCAGGAAACACCATCTTtggaggaggagatgaagagttCAAGATAAACAGTTCAGCCAAGTCCGAAACACACATGTGTGAAAAAAAGACCAAGATCATCAATGGAAGAAAACTCACTCTAGTAGACACACCTGGACTCTTTGATACTGACGTCCCTGAAGAGAAGCTGAAACCTGAACTAGTGAAATGTATTGTAGAGTGTTCTCCGGGGCCACATGCCTTTCTCATTGTGCTTAGAGTGGACCGGTACACAGTCCACGAGgaacaagtcattacaaaaattgaGGAATGTTTTTCACCAGAGGCCTTCAAATATGCCACAGTTCTCTTCACGTATGGTTACCAGCTCAAAGGTCAAACCATTGATGATTTTGTGAAAACTAATGAGAAACTGAGTGAGCTTGTGGAGAAATGTGGAGGCCGCTGTCACGTCATTGATAATGAATTCTGGAACAACAGTCAGCAGGGTCAGTACAGGAACAACCAGTACCAAGTAACAGAGTTACTCAACACCATAGAGAAGATGGTGAGAGATAACGGAGGAGGGTGCTACACCAACGAGATGCTCCAAGAGGCAGAGAGATTAATACAAGCAGAGATAGAAAGTCTTACAGAGTCAAATGGCCAGAAGTCACCGGAAGAGGTCAATAAACATGCCACTGAAAATGTGTGGAAGAGACTCCTGATCAAATTGGCAGGGATAGCAACAGGTACAATAGTGGCAGCTCTCCTTGGGGTTGCAGGGGCAGTAGCATTAGTTTGCTCAGTACTTGGTAAGAAACCCACGATAACTGAACTTGCGGCAGGAGGACTAGGAGCAGCAATAACAGTAAGCATAGCTGGAGGAATTGTTGCTGGAGGAGCAATAGGAGGGGGGATGAtaggagctgctgcagcagaggATGCAGAGACACCAGGAGAGGCAGCAAAGAAAGCAGCTGCGGCAGTCTGTGAGGTGGGTAAGTATATCTTGGAGGAGGGTAAAGGTATTTTGGACAGTGTAAGAGGTGTGTCAGAGGGGTACAGCAAACTGAGTTTGAGTGATGAAAAGAAGTAG